In Micromonospora sp. WMMD980, the following are encoded in one genomic region:
- a CDS encoding VOC family protein: MSLFITCPVESVQRATAFYTSLGWTLNAEMSDHNVSCFAIAPEQYVMLGSREMYASVGGVEDLVGGADTPSKVTVSFDLSSREAVDALVERAGAAGGRIGDTDDYPFMYQRQFDDLDGYHYSPFWMKPSIDPAG, from the coding sequence ATGAGCCTGTTCATCACCTGCCCGGTCGAGAGCGTGCAGCGCGCGACCGCCTTCTACACCTCTCTCGGCTGGACGCTCAACGCCGAGATGTCGGATCACAACGTGTCGTGCTTCGCGATCGCGCCCGAGCAGTACGTCATGCTCGGCAGCCGGGAGATGTACGCGAGCGTCGGCGGCGTCGAGGACCTGGTGGGCGGAGCGGACACTCCCTCCAAAGTGACCGTCTCGTTCGATCTCAGCAGCCGCGAGGCGGTCGACGCGCTCGTCGAGCGGGCCGGCGCCGCCGGCGGACGGATCGGCGACACCGACGACTACCCCTTCATGTACCAGCGCCAGTTCGATGACCTCGACGGCTACCACTACTCACCGTTCTGGATGAA